From Prosthecobacter vanneervenii:
CGAGTGATGACGGGCTCAACTTTGAGGAAAAGCAGCCTTGGTGCTGGGATGATGGCTCGCCGCTGGAGATGAGCACCACTCAGCAGCACTGGCTGCCGCACAGCGAGGCGCTGCATCTGGTTTACACGCGCAAGGATGCCAGCAATGTAAATGTAATGCGCTGGCGTGCACCGCTCTTCATGGCGCAGGTGGATATGAAGACCTTGCGCCTCATTCGCGAGACGGAGCGTGTGGTGCTGCCACTGGAAGGCGATGGCGTGAAAGCGCCGGATGAAGTCCCTCTGATGGGGAATTTCCAGACCACCAACATCTCACCAGATGAATCGTGGGTCACTGATGGCGGCATGCTGCCGAAGCATGGCTTTAAAGGAGATCTGCTGCTGGGCAGGATCCGCTGGAGCCGGCCGAATACGCTGGTGTGAGCATGGCTAAGCCGAGTAGCCGCCGGAGATGTAGGCGTTCAGTTGCTCGATGGTCATGCGCTGGGTGGCGATGATCTACTTCACAAGGTCGCCGATGGAAACAATGCCAAGCAGTTCATCTCCATCCAGGACCGGAAGGTGTCTGACGCGATGCTCCGTGATGATCTCCATGCATTCCGAAACGGTTTGAGCAGGCCCCACGGTCACCGGATCACGCGTCATGATTTCTCCCACCGGGGTTTCTTTGGAGGATTTGCCATGAAGCGCCACCTTGCTCATGTAATCTCGTTCTGAAATGATGCCGACCAGCCGGTTGCCTTCCACCACCGGCAGGGCGCCGATGTTTTTCTCAGACATCATCTGGATGGCCTGATAGACGGTGGCTTTTGGCGAGATGGTCCAGATGTCCCGGCCTTTGTGCTCCAGCAGTGTCTTCGCAGCGGTTGGAATTTCCACGGCGGTTGGATGTGGTGGATTCTTATTTTCTAAAATCGGCTTTGGTTAAGCAAGCCTTCGTTTTTTCACGTCCGTCTGGCCGGGGGAAATGCGGTAATTCGCATCACCTTGGTGCTTGAGAACGATCTGCCGCGCCGTTTCATGCAGTGCCATGAGCACCCAACCCACGCCCCTCTCCCGCCGTCGTTTCGTCGGTGCCGCCGGTCTCGTCGCCGGCAGCATGATCACCCGCCCGCTGTTCGGTCAGAACGCCCCCAGCAACAAGCTCAACGTCGCCCTGATCGGCGTGTGGGGGCGTGGCCTGGCGCATTACGACTCCATTGCGGAGGAAAACGTGGTGGCGCTGTGCGACATCAACGAAGCACGCTTTCCCGATGCGCTAAAGCGTTTCCCGAATGCCACGACGTACATCGACTGGCGCAAGTGCCTGGATCATAAAGGCCTTGATGCTGTGGTCGTTTGCACGCCGGACCATACGCATGCGTTCATTGCCAACTGGGCGCTGAAGCGGAACCTGCACTGCTACTGCGAAAAGCCGCTGGCCATCACCGTGGATGAAGCACGCACCGTGCGCGCCACATGGGAGACAAAGAAGGGCAAGCTGGCCACCCAGGTGGGCATGCAGCGGCATGCCAATCCGAATTTCAACCGCGTCCGCGAACTCATTCGCGACGGCGCCATCGGCGAGCTGAAGGCCGCCTACGCCTGGGGCAACCGCCAGATTCCCAGGCCGGGTTATTTCCCCGAGGAAGGCCAGCCGCCGAAGGGATTCCACTACGACCTGTGGCTAGGCCCCTCGCCGTTCCATCCGTACAACCCAGCCTACTTCTCCGGTGGAGCAGGCGCGAACTGCCTTTCCTGGAACATGTTCTGGGATTTCGGTGCAGGTCAGATCGGCGACATGGGCAGCCACACCATGGACCTGCTGTGGAATGCCGTGGACGGCGGACTGCCAACCTCTGCCGAAGCGAAGGGAGATGCCTACAACTCCGACGTGACGCCGGTGAAATGCGAATCCCACTTTGAGCTGCCCGCCAACGACTGGCGTGGACCCATCACCGTGGCCTGGTATCAGGGCGGCGCGATGCCGAGCTCGCCGAAGAAGCACATTGATCTCACGCAGATTGGTCATGGCGCGATGTTCAAAGGCACCAAGGGCTTCCTCATCGCCGACTTCGACTCCCGCCTCATCCTGCCCTATGGCAATGATGCGGACATGAGCTACTACAAGCCGCGCAAGAAAGAGGATATGCTGCCTGACATCGGCCACTTCCAGAAGCAGTGGTTCGACGCCTGCCGTGACCCCAGCAAGCCCACCGCCTGCAACTTCGGCTACAGCGCCGACATGATCGAGATGATGCTCCTCGGTCTCGTGGCCTACCGTACCGGCAAGAAGATCCAGTATGACGGCAAGACCGGCAAAAGCCCCGACACACCCGAAGCGAACGCCTTCATGAAGAAGGAATACCGACCCGGCTGGAATATCGACGGCTGAATCGAGCATGAACACATTACCACCCATCAGCACTGTTCCTTTGATGCTGGTGGGTGGCATCTGCCAGTATTGGTATGAATGAAACGCATGCTGGTACTCCCGGATATGCACTGAGGTTCGCCGATGGAGTCGGCCTCCTGATGGCGTATGGGAGGCATGCGATTTCTCACCCTTCCATTCTGCATCCTTCTCTCGGTGGCACATGCGGCTGATCCGTCGCACGTTTTCAAAGCCGGTGCGGCCACCAGCAACATCACACCAGAGCTGGGCACCTCCATGAACGGCGGTTTTCAGGACCGGCAGGCGGTGTTTGTACATGATGAACTGCACGCCCGCTGTCTGGCGCTGGATGACGGCAAGACGAAGCTGGTGCTGGTGGTGGCGGACAGCTGTGTCATTGGACGCGGCATTTTTGATGAGGCGAAGAAGATGGTGAACGAGGCCACCGGGCTGCCGATGGAGAACATGCTCATGTCCGTCACGCATTCGCACTCCTGCGGCACGGCGCAGGCGGTGGGCCAGAGCGAGCCGAATCCGATGTATCAGCGTTTTCTGGCACGTCGCATCGCCGATGGTATTCGCTGCGCCCTGAACAATCTTGCCCCCGCCAAAATCGCGTGGGGGAAGGTGGATGTGCCGCAGCATGTCTTTAACCGCCGCTGGAAAATGAAGCCCGGCGGCATTCCCCCCGCGCCTCATGGAGTGACCACGGATCAGGTGAAGACGAATCCCGGAGTCAACAACCCGAACCTCCTGGAACCAGCCGGACCGACGGATCCTGAGGTGTGCTTCATCAGTGTGCAATCCATGGAGGGCAAACCCATCGCGCTGTATGCCAACTACTCGCTGCATTATGTCGGCGGCACAGGGCCGGGCCATCTTTCGGCGGACTACTACGGTGTCTTTTGCAGCCGGATCGGCGAGCTGATCGGCGCGGGGAATCAAGACCACGCCTTTGTGGGCATCATGTCCAACGGCACCAGCGGCGACATCAACAACATCGACTGCCGCGGTGGTCAGGCGAAGCAGCCGCTGTATGGGCAGATCAATCTCGTCGCGAAGGATGTGGCGCAGGCTGTCGCCGGTGCGTGCAAGGCGCTGAAGTATCAGGACTGGGTGCCGCTCGGAGTGGCGCAGAAGGAGGTCACGCTGGGCCTGCGCATCCCCACCCAGGAGGAGGTGGAAAAAGCACGCGTGGTGACGAAGCAGTCCAAGCTCTTTCCGCGCATGGAGACAATGGAGCAGGTGTATGCGCGGGAAACGGTGCTGCTGGCGGACTTCCCCAAGGAAGTCTCCGCGCCTCTGCAGGTGCTCAAGATCGGCGACCTGCGTGTTTCAGCCATTCCTGCGGAGGTCTTTGTGGAGATCGGGCTGGGTTTGAAGAGCCGGCATGCGCAGACTTTCACCGTGTCCCTGGCCAATGCGTACCATGGCTATCTTCCCACGCCGGAGCAGCACAAGCTTGGCGGCTATGAAACCTGGCGCGCCAGATCCGCCTGCCTCGAAGCCGATGCCTCAACAAAGATCGTCGCCGGTCTTGAGGAGCTGTTTGCAAAACTTCAGTAATATCTATTCACGCGACTATGAAATTCATTCTGCTCTGCTTCGCGCTGCTTACCTGTGCCGCATCTGCTGCCAACATCGTCATCATGACGGTGGAAGATCCCAACAACTACGAGGCTCCGCGCACGATGCGTGAATTTGCGGAGAAGGAGCTGCGGCCGCTCGGGCATCAAGTCACAATCATTGAAGGGGACAAGCCGCAGCCGCATCACTTTGCTGGACTTGTCGAAGCGCTGAAAGAGGCGGATCTGCTGGTGCTCTTCTCGCGCCGTCGTTTCCCACCGAAGGAGCAGATGGCGGCCATTCGGGCGCATCTGGCTGCTGGCAAGCCCTTGCTCGGCATACGAACGGCGAATCATGCCTTCATACCCAAGCCCAAGGAAGTCGTGGACCCTGGTCTGGAGCCATGGCCTGACTTTACTCATGAAGTGCTGGGTGGTGAAAATGCGGGCTATGAAACCAAGGGGCTGCCCTACAGCGTCAGAGTGCTTGATGGAGTCAAGACGCCTCTTCTTGAAGGGGTGAATGTGGCGAACATCCAGGGCTATCAGTCACTCTATAAAGTGCTGCCGCTGGCCGCTGACGCCACGCCGATTCTCATTGGCACTGCACAGGCTGGAGCCACCACGCCGCCTCAGCCGGTGGCATGGACGCGCAGCTATGGCAGCGGAAAAGCGCGCATCTTTTACACCAGCCTCGGTGCCCCGGAGGACATGCGCAGCGCCGATCTGCAGCGCCTGCTGCGCAATGCCGTGGAGTGGACTTTGAAAAAATAGCGCGTCATGAAATTCGTCTGCCTCCTCCTGCTCGCATGCGTCGTCACCGCCAGGGCTGAAATGCTCGCAGGGGTGGCCAAGGTCGACATCACTGACCGCACCGTTCCGGTGACTGATCCGTGCTTTGCCAAGGCGCTGGTGCTCAAGAACGACGACACCACGGCGGTGGTGATCACGCTGGATGCGGTGGCGGTGGGAGGCATCGGGCGCATTGGCAATGGCTTCATGGCGACGGTGCGCAGCGGACTGCGGGAGCTGGGCATCGCGCCGGAGAATGTGGTGGTGAATGCGAGCCACTGTCACGGCATCGTACGCGGAGATCTGGAGCCGCTGGTCATCCAGGCGGTGAAAGAAGCGGTGCGGAATCTGGTGCCGGTGAAAGCGGGCAGCGGCGAGGGCTCGGAGACGCGCATCAGTGAAAACCGGCGGCTCAAAATGAAGGATGGCAGCATGGTGGACATGCGGCGCGCCTATTCGATGCCGCCCGATGAAGACGTCGCCAGTGTGGGGCCCATCGACCCACAGGTGGCCGTGTTGCGGCTGGACCGCATGGACGGCACGTCGCTGGCCGTGCTCTACCAGTTTGCCTGCCATCCGATCATGAACCCGCCCAGCAAGGGCTGCTCGGCGGACTATCCAGGCTTTGCCTCCAAGGTGATTGAGGACGCCCTTGGAGGCGGAGCGATGGCCTTCTTCATCCAGGGATGTGGTGGCGACATCAATCCGGTGCGCTACAAGGAGGTCTCCCGACCAGCCGATGCCGAACCGCTCGGCACCATGCTGGGTGCCACGGTGCT
This genomic window contains:
- a CDS encoding CBS domain-containing protein, coding for MEIPTAAKTLLEHKGRDIWTISPKATVYQAIQMMSEKNIGALPVVEGNRLVGIISERDYMSKVALHGKSSKETPVGEIMTRDPVTVGPAQTVSECMEIITEHRVRHLPVLDGDELLGIVSIGDLVK
- a CDS encoding Gfo/Idh/MocA family protein; the encoded protein is MSTQPTPLSRRRFVGAAGLVAGSMITRPLFGQNAPSNKLNVALIGVWGRGLAHYDSIAEENVVALCDINEARFPDALKRFPNATTYIDWRKCLDHKGLDAVVVCTPDHTHAFIANWALKRNLHCYCEKPLAITVDEARTVRATWETKKGKLATQVGMQRHANPNFNRVRELIRDGAIGELKAAYAWGNRQIPRPGYFPEEGQPPKGFHYDLWLGPSPFHPYNPAYFSGGAGANCLSWNMFWDFGAGQIGDMGSHTMDLLWNAVDGGLPTSAEAKGDAYNSDVTPVKCESHFELPANDWRGPITVAWYQGGAMPSSPKKHIDLTQIGHGAMFKGTKGFLIADFDSRLILPYGNDADMSYYKPRKKEDMLPDIGHFQKQWFDACRDPSKPTACNFGYSADMIEMMLLGLVAYRTGKKIQYDGKTGKSPDTPEANAFMKKEYRPGWNIDG
- a CDS encoding ThuA domain-containing protein, with protein sequence MKFILLCFALLTCAASAANIVIMTVEDPNNYEAPRTMREFAEKELRPLGHQVTIIEGDKPQPHHFAGLVEALKEADLLVLFSRRRFPPKEQMAAIRAHLAAGKPLLGIRTANHAFIPKPKEVVDPGLEPWPDFTHEVLGGENAGYETKGLPYSVRVLDGVKTPLLEGVNVANIQGYQSLYKVLPLAADATPILIGTAQAGATTPPQPVAWTRSYGSGKARIFYTSLGAPEDMRSADLQRLLRNAVEWTLKK